The following nucleotide sequence is from Microbulbifer sp. A4B17.
TCCGCCGAGCAGCGTATAGCGTTGCCAATCCATCTTAATACCTAGAGCGTGTTCTTGTGTCTGGTAGGGGGAACCGGGTCCAATCCACCAGGGTGCCAGGGGTGGCATTTTATAAGGCGGCGCAGAGTTAAATAACCCCCTTTTATCGCTCCATGGGTTTCAATGGCCTCTTCAGAGTACCGGGAGCAAGTGGGGTAGAAGCGACATTGGTTGCCTACCCAAGGGCTGGCCAGGTAGCGGTATACATGGATCAGCTTGATCAGTATCCACTTCATGATCGGG
It contains:
- the yidD gene encoding membrane protein insertion efficiency factor YidD: MKWILIKLIHVYRYLASPWVGNQCRFYPTCSRYSEEAIETHGAIKGGYLTLRRLIKCHPWHPGGLDPVPPTRHKNTL